The DNA region GAGGAGCTGGTCCTGCATGTCGCGGCGGATCAGCGGGTCGAGCGCGCTGAACGATTCGTCCATGAGGAGCAGGTCGGCGTCGGTGGCGAGGGCGCGGGCGAGGCCGACGCGCTGCTGCATGCCGCCGGACAGCTCGTCGGGCCAGGACTTCTCCCAGCCGGCGAGGCCGCACAGCTCCAGGGCCTCGGCGGCGCGCTTCTCGCGCTCGGCGCGCGGCACGCCCTGGACCTCCAGGCCGTAGGCGGCGTTCTCGAGGACGCTGCGGTGCGGGAAGAGGGCGAAGTGCTGGAAGACCATGCTGATCTTCCGGGAGCGGACCTCGCGCAGCTCGCGGTCGGAGAGCGCGGTGAGGTCGCGGCCGTCGAAGAGGACGCGGCCCGCGGTGGGGGCGAGCAGTCCGTTGAGCATCCGCAGGAGGGTGGACTTGCCGGACCCCGAGAGACCCATGACGACGAAGATCTGGCCGGATTCGACCGTGAAGGAGGCGTCGATCACGGCCGCCGTGGTGCCGTCGGCACGCAGGGCGTCCCGGTCGGCGCCTGCTTCGGCGAGTTCACGGACAGCTTCGTCGGGTCGTCTGCCGAACACCTTGTACAGATGGTCGGCCTGGAGCCTGGACACATACACCTCACGGGTAGCAACGAAAACGGCCCGCCACCCCCGCGCAGCCGGGCCGTGGAGCGGGGCGGGATCTGCCCGCGTGCCCGTCGCGTACGGAAGGCCTCGTTCGCTTCGAATTCGTTCGCGTCGAAGTCATTGACGTCGAACTCATTCGCCTCGAAACGTTGAATCCCGTACCTGGTCCGCTCCGGGCTCGCGCCTGCCCCGGCTTCTCCGCCGCAAACACGAAGGTGACCGGTGTCACGCCGGGCGGGGGGTGTTGTCGGTGGGGTGCGGCATGATCGGGGTGTGACGCGACGCCTGATGCTCCTCGACACCGCCAGCCTCTACTTCCGCGCGTACTTCGGCGTGCCGGACTCGGTCCGGGCTCCGGACGGGACGCCGGTCAACGCAGTGCGGGGGCTGCTCGACTTCATCGCCCGGCTCGTCCAGGACCACCGGCCGGACGAGCTGGTGGCCTGCTGGGACGACGACTGGCGCCCGCAGTGGCGGGTGGACCTGATCCCCTCGTACAAGGCGCACCGGGTGGCCGAGGAGACCCCGGCCGGTCCGGACGTGGAGGAGGTGCCGGACACGCTGTCGCCGCAGGTGCCGGTGATCGTGGACGTGCTCGCGGCGCTCGGCATCGCCCGGGTCGGCGCGGCGGGCTTCGAGGCGGACGACGTGATCGGCACGCTGACGGAGCGGGCGACCGGCCCGGTGGACATCGTCACCGGCGACCGGGACCTGTTCCAGCTGGTGGACGACGCCCGCGGGGTGCGGGTGCTGTACCCGCGCAAGGGCGTCGGCGACTGCGACCTGGTGGACGACGAGCTGATCCGCACGAAGTACGGGGTGCGCCCCGATCAGTACGCGGACATGGCGGCGCTGCGCGGGGACACCAGCGACGGGCTGCCCGGCGTGAAGGGCATCGGGGACAAGACGGCGGCGCAGCTGATCACGGAGTACGGGGACCTGGCGGGGGTCCGGGCGGCGGCGGCCGACCGGACGACGAAGCTGACCCCGGCGAAGCGCCGCGGCATCGTGGAGGCGGCGGACTATCTGGACGTGGCGCCCGCGGTGGTGCGGGTGGCGCGGGACGTACCGCTGCCGGAGTTCTCGGCGGCGCTGCCGTCGACGCCCCGGGACCCGGAGGCGCTGGCGGGTCTGGTGGAGCGCTGGGGTCTTGGCGGGGCGGTGGGGCGGCTGCTGCCGGTGCTCGCGCGCTGAGGTCGGCTCGGGGTGGGCCGGGGCCCGGCGGGGTGTTAACTTAGGCACACCTAAGTAATCCGGCCGGGGAAACGGGGAGACCGCCGTGGCAGAACAGCCCGCACGCAAGGCACCGAGGGCGCACGAGGCGCGGGTGGTGCGCACGGAGCGGATCACCCCGCACATGGTGCGTCTGGTGCTCGGCGGTCCCGGTCTGGACGCCTTCGAGCTCGGCGAGTACACCGACCACTACGTGAAGCTGCTCTTCGCGGCCGAGGGCGTCAGCTATCCGGAGCCGTTCGACATGGAGCGGATCCGGGCGGAGTTCCCGCGCGAGCAGTGGCCGACCACCCGTACGTACACGGTGCGGGCCTGGGACCCGGTGCACCGCGAGCTGACCGTGGACTTCGTGGTGCACGGCGACGAGGGCCTGGCCGGGCCGTGGGCGGCGCGGGCGCAGGCCGGTGACACGATCCGCTTCCTCGGCCCCGGCGGCGGCTACGCGCCGGACGCGGCCGCCGACTGGCATCTGCTCGTCGGCGACGAGAGCGCCCTGCCGGCCGTCGCGGTGGCCCTGGAGCGGCTGCCCGCGGGGGCGCGGGTGCACGCCTTCCTGGAGGTCGCGGACGCGACGGAGGAGCAGAAGTTCGCGACCGCCGACGGGGTCGAGGTCAGCTG from Streptomyces fradiae includes:
- a CDS encoding glycine betaine/L-proline ABC transporter ATP-binding protein, whose amino-acid sequence is MSRLQADHLYKVFGRRPDEAVRELAEAGADRDALRADGTTAAVIDASFTVESGQIFVVMGLSGSGKSTLLRMLNGLLAPTAGRVLFDGRDLTALSDRELREVRSRKISMVFQHFALFPHRSVLENAAYGLEVQGVPRAEREKRAAEALELCGLAGWEKSWPDELSGGMQQRVGLARALATDADLLLMDESFSALDPLIRRDMQDQLLVLQQKLKKTIVFITHDLNEAMRLGDRIAVMRDGRIVQLGTAEDILVRPANDYVASFIQDVDRTRVLTAASVMTDGTVAPEDCPPGCGCAPVARDMPLAELCAVSARSLHPVPVAGADGEILGVVAQDRLLGVMGGLDADVRPTTKNGATAENAATAKNAATEEVTARA
- a CDS encoding 5'-3' exonuclease H3TH domain-containing protein, giving the protein MLLDTASLYFRAYFGVPDSVRAPDGTPVNAVRGLLDFIARLVQDHRPDELVACWDDDWRPQWRVDLIPSYKAHRVAEETPAGPDVEEVPDTLSPQVPVIVDVLAALGIARVGAAGFEADDVIGTLTERATGPVDIVTGDRDLFQLVDDARGVRVLYPRKGVGDCDLVDDELIRTKYGVRPDQYADMAALRGDTSDGLPGVKGIGDKTAAQLITEYGDLAGVRAAAADRTTKLTPAKRRGIVEAADYLDVAPAVVRVARDVPLPEFSAALPSTPRDPEALAGLVERWGLGGAVGRLLPVLAR
- a CDS encoding siderophore-interacting protein, coding for MAEQPARKAPRAHEARVVRTERITPHMVRLVLGGPGLDAFELGEYTDHYVKLLFAAEGVSYPEPFDMERIRAEFPREQWPTTRTYTVRAWDPVHRELTVDFVVHGDEGLAGPWAARAQAGDTIRFLGPGGGYAPDAAADWHLLVGDESALPAVAVALERLPAGARVHAFLEVADATEEQKFATADGVEVSWLHRGNRPAGEALIEAVRGLDFPAGDVHAFVHGEAGFVKELRRHLRLDREVPRERLSISGYWRLGKTDEAWRAIKREWNEQVEREQEN